A DNA window from Lolium rigidum isolate FL_2022 unplaced genomic scaffold, APGP_CSIRO_Lrig_0.1 contig_28069_1, whole genome shotgun sequence contains the following coding sequences:
- the LOC124680781 gene encoding 50S ribosomal protein L17, chloroplastic-like: MEAFASASTWRMDSLRTALPSLRPSPSAALGGAPRPRKQAARRLGASAAPFLRSSFVSTSTSASSCASPAPVSAAVSASLAFSYTSSFSVESSFEHRLFGIDVRGRILAMRHGKRIPRLGRPADQRKALLRGLTTQLLKHGRIKTTKPRAKAMRKWVDKMITMAKDGSLHKRRQALGYIYEKNIVHALFAEVPDRYGERNGGYTRIIPTFPRRGDNAPMAYIELV; this comes from the exons ATGGAGGCCTTCGCTTCCGCCTCGACCTGGCGCATGGACTCCCTCCGGACCGCGCTCCCCTCGCTCCGCCCCTCCCCGTCGGCGGCTCTCGGCGGCGCTCCCCGTCCGCGCAAGCAGGCGGCCCGCCGGTTGGGCGCCTCCGCCGCCCCGTTCCTCCGGAGCTCCTTCGTCTCCACGTCAACATCCGCTTCGTCCTGCGCGTCTCCCGCCCCGGTGTCCGCCGCGGTCTCGGCGTCGCTCGCCTTCTCGTACACCTCCTCTTTCTCCG TGGAATCAAGCTTTGAGCACCGACTGTTTGGTATTGATGTTCGTGGAAGGATACTGGCAATGAGGCACGGGAAACGCATTCCTAGACTCGGGAGACCTGCAGACCAGCGGAAGGCACTTCTACGTGGGCTGACCACACAGCTGCTGAAGCACGGGAGGATAAAGACCACCAAGCCAAGGGCAAAGGCGATGAGGAAGTGGGTTGATAAGATGATCACGATGGCGAAGGATGGTTCTCTTCACAAGAGGAGACAGGCCCTGGGATATATTTATGAGAAGAATATAGTCCACGCACTGTTTGCTGAGGTTCCAGACAGGTATGGGGAAAGAAACGGGGGCTACACAAGGATCATCCCGACATTTCCGAGGCGGGGAGACAATGCACCTATGGCTTATATCGAGCTTGTCTAA
- the LOC124680777 gene encoding probable methylenetetrahydrofolate reductase, whose protein sequence is MKVIEKIQEAAANGRTAFSFEYFPPKTEEGVENLFERMDRMVAHGPNFCDITWGAGGSTADVTLDIANRMQNMVCVETMMHLTCTNMPVEKIDSALDAIKSNGIQNVLALRGDPPHGQDKFVQVAGGFSCALDLVQHIRAKYGDYFGITVAGYPEAHPEVILGEEGATEEAYSNDLAYLKRKVDAGADLIVTQLFYDTDMFLKFVNDCRQIGITCPIVPGIMPINNYKGFIRMTGFCKTKIPAEITAALEPIKDNEEAVKAYGIHLGTEMCKKILATGINTLHLYTLNMEKTALAILMNLGLIEESKLSRTLPWRPPTNVFRVKEDVRPIFWANRPKSYISRTIGWDQYPHGRWGDSRNPSYGALTDYQFTRPRGRGKKLQEEWAVPVKSVQDINERFMNFCQGKLTSSPWSELDGLQPETKIIDDQLVKINLKGFLTINSQPAVNAEKSDSPSVGWGGPGGYVYQKAYVEFFCAKEKLDQLIEKSKAFPSLTYIAVNKEGETFSNIPANAVNAVTWGVFPGKEIIQPTVVDSASFLVWKDEAFEIWSKGWACLFPEGDSSRELLEQVQKSYYLVSLVDNDYVQGDLFAAFKEI, encoded by the exons ATGAAGGTGATCGAGAAGATCCAGGAGGCGGCGGCGAATGGCCGGACGGCCTTCTCCTTCGAGTACTTCCCGCCCAAGACGGAGGAGGGGGTCGAGAACCTCTTCGAGCGGATGGACCGCATGGTGGCGCACGGCCCCAACTTCTGCGACATCACCTGGGGCGCCGGGGGATCCACCGCCGACGTCACCCTCGACATCGCCAACCGCATGCAGAACATG GTATGCGTGGAAACAATGATGCATTTGACATGCACCAACATGCCAGTAGAGAAGATCGATAGTGCCTTGGATGCCATTAAGTCCAATGGGATTCAAAATGTTTTGGCACTTAGAGGAGACCCTCCACATGGTCAGGACAAATTTGTTCAAGTTGCTGGAGGATTTTCCTGCGCACTAGATCTG GTGCAGCACATTAGAGCCAAGTATGGTGATTACTTTGGCATAACTGTCGCTGGCTATCCAG AGGCACACCCTGAGGTAATACTAGGCGAGGAAGGGGCGACTGAGGAGGCATATAGCAACGATCTTGCTTATTTGAAGAGAAAG GTTGATGCTGGTGCTGACCTTATAGTTACACAGCTTTTCTATGACACCGATATGTTTCTCAAGTTTGTGAATGACTGCCGTCAAATTGGCATAACCTGCCCCATCGTTCCTGGCATAATGCCAATAAATAACTACAAAGGTTTCATCCGAATGACTGGATTCTGCAAAACTAAG ATACCAGCTGAGATTACTGCTGCCTTGGAACCTATTAAAGACAATGAGGAGGCTGTCAAAGCATATGGAATCCACCTTGGAACTGAGATGTGCAAGAAAATTTTAGCTACTGGGATTAATACTTTGCACCTTTACACACTAAACATGGAAAAAACTGCTTTAGCAATTTTGATG AATCTTGGGTTAATAGAGGAGTCCAAGCTCTCAAGAACATTACCTTGGAGGCCTCCAACCAATGTTTTCCGTGTCAAAGAGGATGTTCGCCCTATTTTCTG GGCTAACAGACCAAAGAGTTACATTTCAAGGACCATAGGTTGGGATCAGTACCCACATGGTCGGTGGGGTGATTCCCGGAACCCATCATATGGAGCACTTACTGACTACCAG TTCACACGGCCACGTGGGCGTGGTAAGAAGCTCCAAGAGGAATGGGCTGTTCCTGTGAAATCTGTGCAAGACATTAACGAG AGGTTTATGAATTTCTGTCAAGGAAAACTTACAAGCAGCCCATGGTCTGAGCTAGACGGTCTTCAACCAGAGACGAAGATAATTGACGATCAGCTGGTGAAGATTAACTTGAAGGGTTTCCTTACCATCAACAGCCAACCTGCTGTAAATGCAGAGAAATCTGATTCTCCAAGTGTTG GATGGGGCGGCCCAGGAGGCTACGTTTACCAGAAAGCCTATGTTGAGTTCTTCTGCGCAAAGGAGAAGCTGGACCAGCTAATCGAGAAGAGCAAGGCGTTCCCTTCTCTTACATACATTGCTGTGAACAAGGAAGGGGAGACATTCTCGAACATCCCAGCGAACGCAGTGAATGCCGTGACATGGGGTGTGTTCCCTGGCAAGGAGATCATCCAGCCCACCGTCGTCGATTCTGCGAGCTTCTTGGTCTGGAAAGACGAGGCGTTCGAGATCTGGTCGAAGGGATGGGCCTGCCTGTTCCCCGAGGGCGACTCGTCTAGGGAGTTGCTAGAGCAG GTTCAGAAGAGCTACTACTTGGTCAGCCTAGTGGACAACGATTACGTCCAGGGGGACCTCTTCGCTGCGTTCAAGGAGATCTGA
- the LOC124680778 gene encoding NAC domain-containing protein 2-like has protein sequence MGMPVRRRDRDAEADLNLPPGFRFHPTDDELVEHYLCRKAAGQRLPVPIIADVDLYRFDPWALPDRALFGTREWYFFTPRDRKYPNGSRPNRAAGNGYWKATGADKPVAPRGGRTMGIKKALVFYAGKAPKGVKTDWIMHEYRLADAGRASAAGAKKGSLRLDDWVLCRLYNKKNEWEKMQQQQVEPKAEEASASDNMVTSHSQSHSHSWGEARTPESEIVDNDPMMLHHAAAAGAQGFQSPVAAAAHHEMMATLMVPKKEAADDAGNGRNDLFVDLSYDDIQSMYSGLDVMPPGDDLLYSSLFASPRLRGNQPGATGGMPAPF, from the exons ATGGGGATGCCCGTGCGCAGGCGCGACAGGGACGCGGAGGCGGACCTGAACCTACCGCCAGGCTTCCGGTTCCACCCGACGGACGACGAGCTGGTGGAGCACTACCTGTGCCGCAAGGCGGCCGGCCAGCGCCTGCCCGTGCCCATCATCGCCGACGTCGACCTCTACCGCTTCGACCCCTGGGCGCTGCCCGACCGCGCGCTCTTCGGCACCCGCGAGTGGTACTTCTTCACGCCCCGCGACCGCAAGTACCCCAACGGCTCGCGCCCCAACCGCGCCGCGGGCAACGGGTACTGGAAGGCCACCGGGGCTGACAAGCCCGTCGCGCCACGCGGGGGCAGGACCATGGGGATCAAGAAGGCCCTCGTGTTCTACGCGGGTAAGGCGCCGAAAGGGGTTAAGACCGACTGGATCATGCATGAGTACCGCCTCGCTGATGCTGGGCGGGCCAGCGCCGCCGGCGCAAAGAAGGGATCGCTCAGG CTGGACGACTGGGTGCTGTGCCGGCTATACAACAAGAAGAACGAGTGGGAgaagatgcagcagcagcaggtggAGCCCAAGGCGGAGGAGGCCTCGGCGTCCGACAACATGGTCACCTCGCACTCGCAGTCGCACTCGCACTCCTGGGGCGAGGCGCGCACGCCGGAGTCGGAGATCGTCGACAACGACCCCATGATGCTCCACCACGCGGCCGCGGCGGGCGCGCAGGGGTTCCAGAGCCCCGTGGCGGCGGCCGCGCACCACGAGATGATGGCCACGCTCATGGTGCCCAagaaggaggcggcggacgacgccgggAACGGCAGGAACGACCTGTTTGTTGACCTCAGCTACGACGACATCCAGAGCATGTACAGCGGCCTCGACGTCATGCCGCCCGGGGACGACCTGCTCTACTCCTCGCTCTTCGCCTCGCCCAGGCTCCGCGGGAACCAGCCCGGCGCCACCGGTGGCATGCCGGCTCCATTCTAA